DNA sequence from the Rhizobium lusitanum genome:
CGGCCGCAGCCATGCGCGATGACGCTTTGCACCCTTGTAATTCCGTCTACGGGTTCGTTGGCTGCCTTGGCAGGCCAGCAGCCTTTTCCAGGTATTGAAGGTCGTAGTATTTCTCGACGTCCGTCAGCGTCTTGCGCGGCTCCCCATACTCGCTCCGCAAGGCCAGCACGGTTTTTATTCCCGCGATGTCGAGGTCACCTGTTCGGTTGATCCCCTTTTCGGGGTGCAGGAGGATTTGGTAGGTCGCGTCGGCAAACGTCTCCGAGATATTCGGCATATTCCTGCGCAGGATTGCGATAGCCTCAGCCTTGTTGGCCGGATCATAGAGCCAGTCGAGAGCGGTAAGATATGCGCGTATATAGCCGACGAGTGCCGCCTCATTGTCTTTCGCCCAGCTTCGACGTACGGAGAAAGCCGTGCCCTGATAGCGGTCAAGAACATCGTCAGCATCGGCCAGCCGATTGAAGCCTCTGGCTTGCGCGGCCGCATGCATTGGCGAGATCAGGAGAGTGCCTGACTGTTGTTTCGCCATTAGCGCCTGGAAACGCTCCTGCAACCCGCCGACGCTGACGAATTCCACATCGGAGAACTTGAGCCCGCCTTTCTCCAGCATCTTACGCAGTACGAACGCATAGCCGGTCGTGACGGCGTCAACGGAGAGCTGCTTTCCCTTGAGATCCGCATAGCTCTTCACCTCCGGCACAGTTACGAACTGCAGAAAGCCGTGGTTGCCGGCGCCCATGAAGGCAAAGATGTCGGGCTTCTCTTTTGTCGGCGCTTCGCCCTGCCCTTCCATATAAGCGATCACATTGTCGATCCCTGCCATGGCGATGTCGAACCTGCCGTCGATAAGGCCGGTCATCAGGAACTCCGAGTTCGGCGTCGGCGTCAGCGTCACCGCGATACCGCTGCGATCGAAATAGCCTTTCTCTTGCGCTGCCCAGATCGGCCAGTTGTGGGGGCTCGGAAACGCAATCACCGATATCGACTTCGGTCGCTCGGCGGCTGCGGCCCCGACGCTCTCAGGCGCGACATAAAAGGATGCCGCTCCAAAGAATGCGGTCGCCGTCGAAAATAGCATAGCTCTCTTCCACTTTTGCTTGATGTTCACGCGCGGAGATCTTGTCGGCCATATTCCGGATGTTGCACCCAGTAAGCTTCTCATTGAGCCGAACCGTGCGACCCTCGGCGCGGCTGGCCGCTGCTCCTCGACGAGGACCGAGTTCAAGTAATCAAATGCAAGTCGCATGCCGATGTCTCCGAAAGTTCCGATACCAACGGTTTGCGGCGAGACGATCAAGGAATGGTCAAGACGAGATCAAGATATTGTCCGGAAACGGTGGTATTGTCGTGGCAGCGCGGTTTGGAATTTGCAGACGTCCTCGTTGTCCATCATAATTTTGCCTTCGGCGTCGAAACGGAGGCAGACGAAAGAATTGCAGGGAATTAGCGTGGACAACAGTCTCGTTCTGATCGTTGAGGATGAACCGGCAATCGCGGAAATACTCGAAGGGTATCTGTCGCGAGATGGCTTTCGAACCGTCCGGGCCAGCGACGGCGAAACCGCCCTTCAGCATCATGCTCAACTGAAGCCTGATATCGTGCTACTGGATGTGCGTATCCCGAAACTCGACGGTTTCGCCGTTTTGAGCCGCCTGCGTCAGACCAGTTCTACGCCTGTCATTATGGTGACGGCCATCGCCGATGACCTCGACCGCTTGAGCGGCCTGCGTCTTGGCGCCGACGACTATGTCGTCAAACCGTTTAACCCGCAGGAAGTCGTTGCCCGGGTCAGGGCGGTTCTGCGCCGGACCCTGGGAGAAAGACAGGATACAATCCAACGGTTTCGCGCCTTGGAAGTGAATTTCGGCAGCTACACCGCCGTCGTCGACATGGACGGGAAGCGCGTGCCACTGTCTCTGACGTTAAGCGAGTTCCGAATTCTCGCCCATATGATCCGCCATCCGGGCCAGGTTTTTGCGCGGTCCGATATTCTCGACGCCTGCCTGCCTGACAGCGATGCCCTGGTTCGCACTGTGGACATGCATATTTCCAATCTTCGACGCAAGCTGGAGGATATGGGGCAGAAAGGCTTTTTCCCTGCGGTACGCGGAGTTGGCTACCGTTTCTTCGATCCCGAGTGAATATGCCCAGATTTTCCAACTTTTCATTGGCCACGGTCACCGCGACTGTAATTGCAACCATGCTCGTTCTCAGCGTCGGCATGACTGGTCTAGGGGTCGGCTGGTATGCCTCCTATATCGAGCAAGGTGCAACCGACAACCTGCCGCCGAGTGCCGAGGCCGCCTTTCGGGATTTGAACGAGGGTGCCGTTCATGACAGAGATGCGCTCAAGATTCTGCTCGATCATATCGAAACGCAGACGGATCTGAGAATTCAGCTTTCCATAGTGATTTCCAGCCTGTTTTCCGCTCTGACATGCGCCATCATCGGGACATATCTGGTACGACGGATCGCAAGTCCCTTGGAAGAGCTTACATCCGCCGCCAAAGCCCTGGAAACGGGGGATTTTTCAGTGCGGGTCGCCGCGTCTCTCAACGGGACCCGTGAAGTATCCAGCCTTGTGGAGAGCTTCAATGCTCTTGCCACGG
Encoded proteins:
- a CDS encoding response regulator, whose amino-acid sequence is MDNSLVLIVEDEPAIAEILEGYLSRDGFRTVRASDGETALQHHAQLKPDIVLLDVRIPKLDGFAVLSRLRQTSSTPVIMVTAIADDLDRLSGLRLGADDYVVKPFNPQEVVARVRAVLRRTLGERQDTIQRFRALEVNFGSYTAVVDMDGKRVPLSLTLSEFRILAHMIRHPGQVFARSDILDACLPDSDALVRTVDMHISNLRRKLEDMGQKGFFPAVRGVGYRFFDPE
- a CDS encoding ABC transporter substrate-binding protein, with the protein product MLFSTATAFFGAASFYVAPESVGAAAAERPKSISVIAFPSPHNWPIWAAQEKGYFDRSGIAVTLTPTPNSEFLMTGLIDGRFDIAMAGIDNVIAYMEGQGEAPTKEKPDIFAFMGAGNHGFLQFVTVPEVKSYADLKGKQLSVDAVTTGYAFVLRKMLEKGGLKFSDVEFVSVGGLQERFQALMAKQQSGTLLISPMHAAAQARGFNRLADADDVLDRYQGTAFSVRRSWAKDNEAALVGYIRAYLTALDWLYDPANKAEAIAILRRNMPNISETFADATYQILLHPEKGINRTGDLDIAGIKTVLALRSEYGEPRKTLTDVEKYYDLQYLEKAAGLPRQPTNP